The following are from one region of the Chromobacterium phragmitis genome:
- a CDS encoding sodium:proton antiporter, with the protein MNKKLIALAGGLLLPALAFAGDLDGAALGLSWGVPFAGILLSIALFPMLAPGIWHHHFGKITAVWTALFLLPFAAAFGLGQTGELVLHALFTEYIPFIVLLFALYTVSGGILVWGSLHGSPKLNTGILAIGTLLASIMGTTGAAMLLIRPLLKANEGRKRNVHVVVFFIFLVANVGGGLTPLGDPPLFLGFLKGVTFGWTFEHMLAPVALLAAMLLVIFYFLDRHLYAKEAKEGTLKPVDTSRDKPLKLYGKRNFWLLAGVVGAVLMSGFWKPGIEIHLPGAHLELQNLLRDLTLVLLAFASLWITPKQVRAGNEFNWLPILEVGKLFAGIFITIAPVIAILRAGDHGALASLVQAVSGPDGKPLDGMYFWMTGILSSFLDNAPTYLVFFNLASGDAAELMGPLASTLLAISMGAVFMGAMTYIGNAPNFMVKAIAEHRHVKMPGFFGYMMWSGAVLLPCFVLLTLAFFHF; encoded by the coding sequence ATGAATAAAAAACTGATCGCACTGGCGGGAGGGCTGCTGCTCCCCGCGCTCGCTTTTGCCGGCGACCTTGACGGCGCCGCCCTCGGCCTAAGCTGGGGCGTGCCGTTCGCCGGCATCCTGTTGTCCATCGCGCTGTTCCCGATGCTGGCGCCCGGCATCTGGCACCACCATTTCGGCAAGATCACCGCGGTGTGGACCGCGCTGTTCCTGCTGCCGTTCGCCGCCGCCTTCGGGTTGGGGCAAACCGGCGAGCTGGTTTTGCACGCGCTGTTCACCGAATACATACCGTTCATCGTGCTGCTGTTCGCGCTGTACACCGTGTCCGGCGGCATCCTGGTGTGGGGCTCGCTGCACGGCTCGCCCAAGCTGAACACCGGCATCCTGGCGATAGGCACGCTGCTGGCCTCGATCATGGGGACCACCGGCGCCGCCATGCTGCTGATCCGTCCGCTGCTGAAGGCCAATGAGGGCCGCAAGCGCAATGTGCACGTGGTGGTGTTCTTCATCTTCCTGGTGGCCAACGTCGGCGGCGGCCTGACGCCGCTGGGTGATCCGCCGTTGTTCCTGGGCTTTCTCAAGGGCGTGACTTTCGGCTGGACTTTCGAGCACATGCTGGCGCCGGTGGCGCTGCTGGCCGCGATGCTGCTGGTCATCTTTTACTTCCTGGACCGCCACCTGTACGCCAAGGAGGCGAAGGAGGGCACGCTGAAGCCGGTGGACACCAGCCGCGACAAGCCGCTCAAGCTCTACGGCAAGCGCAACTTCTGGCTGCTGGCCGGGGTGGTGGGCGCGGTGTTGATGTCCGGCTTTTGGAAGCCCGGCATCGAAATCCATCTGCCCGGCGCGCATCTGGAGCTGCAGAACCTGCTGCGCGACCTGACATTGGTGCTGCTGGCCTTCGCCTCGCTGTGGATCACGCCCAAGCAAGTGCGCGCCGGCAATGAATTCAACTGGCTGCCGATTCTGGAGGTGGGCAAGCTGTTCGCCGGTATTTTCATCACCATCGCGCCGGTGATCGCCATCTTGCGCGCGGGCGACCACGGCGCGCTGGCCAGCCTGGTGCAGGCGGTGTCCGGTCCCGACGGCAAGCCGCTGGACGGCATGTATTTCTGGATGACCGGCATTCTGTCTAGTTTCCTCGACAACGCGCCGACCTATCTAGTGTTCTTCAACCTGGCCTCCGGCGACGCCGCCGAGCTGATGGGGCCGCTGGCCAGCACCTTGCTCGCCATCTCCATGGGCGCGGTGTTCATGGGCGCGATGACTTATATCGGCAACGCGCCCAACTTCATGGTCAAGGCCATCGCCGAGCACCGCCACGTCAAGATGCCGGGCTTCTTCGGCTACATGATGTGGTCCGGCGCGGTGCTGCTGCCTTGCTTCGTGCTGCTGACGCTGGCGTTTTTTCATTTCTGA
- a CDS encoding M48 family metallopeptidase — MKNDSVWHRLPLPDGEAPVLLTRRPRQSIGIKVSGGVVELIAAPGVSQQRLHQVLRQRYDWIVGHVLRQRSQLAAGEDLSRLCVLGEPLALRLMGGARKTARREGGELLVSGVAAGDAAGLKAILATFLKREAAALFPGRLSSLAANCRRKPSGLQLSSARTRWGSCSADGRIRLNWRLMQAPLAVVDYVIAHELAHLEHMNHSPAFWAETERLCPGWRDARRWLRQHGGGLFVLD; from the coding sequence ATGAAAAACGACAGCGTCTGGCACCGCCTGCCTCTGCCTGACGGCGAGGCGCCGGTGTTGCTGACCCGGCGGCCCCGCCAGAGCATAGGCATCAAGGTGAGCGGCGGGGTGGTGGAACTGATCGCCGCGCCGGGTGTCAGTCAACAGCGCCTGCATCAGGTGCTGCGGCAGCGCTACGACTGGATCGTCGGCCATGTGCTGCGCCAGCGCAGCCAGCTGGCGGCGGGCGAGGACCTGAGTCGGCTGTGCGTGCTGGGCGAGCCGCTGGCCTTGCGGCTGATGGGCGGCGCGCGCAAAACGGCGCGCCGCGAGGGAGGCGAGCTGCTGGTGTCCGGCGTGGCCGCCGGCGATGCCGCCGGCCTGAAGGCCATATTGGCCACATTCCTGAAACGCGAGGCGGCTGCGCTGTTTCCCGGCCGCCTTTCCTCATTGGCGGCGAATTGTCGCCGCAAACCAAGCGGGTTGCAATTGTCGTCGGCGCGCACGCGCTGGGGCAGTTGCAGCGCCGACGGCCGAATCCGCCTCAATTGGAGGCTGATGCAGGCGCCGCTGGCGGTGGTCGATTACGTGATCGCCCACGAACTGGCCCACCTCGAACACATGAATCACTCGCCGGCGTTCTGGGCCGAGACCGAGCGTCTTTGCCCGGGCTGGCGAGATGCCCGCCGTTGGTTGCGACAGCACGGCGGCGGCCTGTTTGTCTTGGATTGA
- a CDS encoding lysophospholipid acyltransferase family protein produces MIGLWIRNLLYWVVLIVITPVFFFLLMLAAPLPRRRRHVLGVSWAMTLFWMLEHVIGLKYKVVGRENIPAVPSVIASKHQSGWETLALQKIFPWQVYVAKRELTWIPIFGWGLVLMNPIIINRSDRARANQRLLDQGLERKRHGFWITVFPEGTRTKPGVGGKYKLGAARMAKQFDMPMVPVAHNAGEFWPRNAFLKYPGEITVVVGPAIYPGADTGPEAMTAEAEAWIEARQREIGGVGPFAHPDEKRQRLAPPASA; encoded by the coding sequence ATGATTGGTTTGTGGATACGCAATCTATTGTACTGGGTGGTGCTGATCGTCATCACGCCGGTGTTCTTTTTCCTGCTGATGCTGGCCGCGCCGTTGCCGCGCCGCCGCCGCCACGTGCTGGGCGTCAGCTGGGCGATGACGCTGTTCTGGATGCTGGAGCACGTGATCGGCCTGAAATACAAGGTGGTCGGACGGGAGAACATTCCGGCGGTGCCGTCGGTGATCGCGTCCAAGCACCAGTCCGGCTGGGAAACCCTGGCGCTGCAGAAGATCTTCCCGTGGCAGGTGTACGTGGCCAAGCGCGAGCTGACCTGGATCCCCATCTTCGGTTGGGGCCTTGTGTTGATGAATCCCATCATCATCAATCGCTCCGATCGCGCGCGCGCCAACCAGCGCCTGCTGGACCAGGGCCTGGAACGCAAGCGCCACGGCTTCTGGATCACCGTGTTCCCGGAAGGCACCCGCACCAAGCCTGGCGTGGGCGGCAAGTACAAGCTGGGCGCGGCGCGGATGGCCAAGCAGTTCGACATGCCGATGGTGCCGGTGGCGCACAACGCCGGCGAGTTCTGGCCGCGCAACGCCTTCCTGAAATATCCGGGCGAGATCACCGTGGTGGTCGGTCCCGCCATTTACCCCGGCGCGGATACGGGACCCGAAGCGATGACCGCCGAGGCCGAAGCCTGGATCGAGGCACGCCAGCGCGAAATCGGCGGCGTCGGCCCGTTCGCCCATCCCGATGAAAAACGACAGCGTCTGGCACCGCCTGCCTCTGCCTGA
- the gloA gene encoding lactoylglutathione lyase translates to MRMLHTMLRVGNLERSIAFYQEVLGMKLLRRNDFPEGRFTLAFVGYGDEADHTVLELTHNWDTESYDLGNGYGHIAIEVEDAYAACDMARAQGGKVTREAGPMKHGITVIAFIEDPDGYKIEFIQKGSH, encoded by the coding sequence ATGAGAATGCTCCATACCATGCTGCGCGTCGGCAACCTCGAGCGCTCGATCGCCTTCTACCAGGAAGTGCTGGGCATGAAGCTGCTGCGCCGCAATGATTTCCCGGAGGGCCGCTTCACCCTGGCTTTCGTCGGTTACGGCGACGAAGCGGACCACACTGTGCTGGAGCTGACCCACAACTGGGATACCGAGTCCTACGACCTGGGCAACGGCTACGGCCACATCGCCATCGAGGTGGAGGACGCCTATGCCGCCTGTGACATGGCGCGCGCCCAAGGCGGCAAAGTCACCCGCGAAGCCGGCCCGATGAAGCACGGCATCACCGTGATCGCCTTTATCGAGGACCCGGACGGCTACAAGATCGAATTCATCCAGAAGGGCAGCCATTAA
- a CDS encoding sensor histidine kinase, with amino-acid sequence MLVELTLVLSLLQQMCVYLVIAYLLSKTPLFIPLTQVTLQLPHKLVCYLVFSMFCIMGTYFGLHIQDSIANTRAIGAVLGGMLGGPWVGLAVGFTGGLHRYSLGGITAGACMVSTMMEGLLGGLVHLWLVRRGQRARLFDPLAVAAVACAAEVGQMLILLALVRPFHAAQQLVASIALPMMVANTLGAAMFMRILLDRRVLAEKYSTAFSGKALQIAARAEGVLRQGFDPENSLTVARILYEELGVGAVAITDRERLLAFIGIGSDHHLPGTPITSPHTHRAIERNEVVYADGNETPYRCSIHPGCRLASSLVIPLRGEDERVIGTIKLYEPRNKLFSRINLTLGQGIARLLSSQILQGQYDRQKQLLAQTEIKLLHAQVNPHFLFNALNTLSAVIRRDPEHARQLVQYLSTFFRKNLKRSSEVATLEEEIEHVSAYLRIEEARFAGRLDVEIALDEAARQVRLPAFSLQPIVENAIKHGTSQLLESGRIRIGAQCRDGALQVTVEDNAGLYAPSGPGDGLGMSLVDRRIRARHGEDYGVSVQCEPESYTRVTLSVPCPANGEPSC; translated from the coding sequence ATGCTCGTCGAATTGACCCTGGTGCTGTCGCTGTTGCAGCAAATGTGCGTCTATCTGGTGATCGCCTATCTGCTGTCCAAGACGCCGCTGTTCATCCCGTTGACCCAGGTCACGCTGCAGCTGCCGCACAAGCTGGTCTGCTACTTGGTGTTCTCGATGTTTTGCATCATGGGCACCTATTTCGGGCTCCACATCCAGGACTCCATCGCCAATACCCGCGCCATCGGCGCGGTGCTGGGCGGCATGCTGGGCGGCCCCTGGGTAGGGCTGGCGGTGGGCTTCACCGGCGGCCTGCACCGCTATTCGCTGGGCGGCATCACCGCCGGCGCCTGCATGGTGTCGACGATGATGGAGGGCTTGCTGGGCGGCCTGGTCCACCTGTGGCTGGTGCGGCGCGGCCAGCGCGCGCGGCTGTTCGACCCGCTGGCGGTGGCGGCGGTGGCCTGCGCCGCCGAGGTGGGCCAGATGCTGATCCTGCTGGCGCTGGTGCGCCCCTTCCACGCGGCGCAGCAGCTGGTGGCCAGCATCGCGCTGCCGATGATGGTGGCCAACACGCTGGGCGCGGCGATGTTCATGCGCATCCTGCTGGACCGCCGGGTGCTGGCGGAAAAATACTCCACCGCCTTCTCCGGCAAGGCGCTGCAGATCGCCGCCCGCGCCGAAGGCGTGCTGCGCCAGGGCTTCGATCCGGAAAACAGCCTGACGGTGGCGCGCATCCTGTACGAGGAGCTGGGCGTGGGCGCGGTGGCCATCACCGACCGCGAGCGGCTGCTGGCCTTCATCGGCATCGGATCGGACCACCACCTGCCCGGCACGCCCATCACCTCGCCGCATACCCACCGCGCGATCGAGCGCAACGAGGTGGTCTACGCCGACGGCAACGAAACGCCGTACCGCTGCTCCATCCACCCCGGCTGCCGGCTGGCGTCCTCGCTGGTGATTCCGCTGCGCGGCGAGGACGAACGCGTGATCGGCACCATCAAGCTGTACGAGCCGCGCAACAAGCTGTTTTCCCGCATCAACCTGACGCTGGGCCAGGGCATCGCGCGGCTGCTGTCCAGCCAGATTCTGCAAGGCCAGTACGACAGACAAAAGCAGCTGCTGGCGCAAACCGAGATCAAGCTGCTGCACGCCCAGGTGAATCCGCACTTTCTGTTCAACGCGCTGAACACGCTGTCGGCGGTGATCCGGCGCGATCCCGAACACGCCCGCCAGCTGGTGCAATACCTGTCCACTTTCTTCCGCAAGAACCTGAAACGCTCCAGCGAAGTGGCGACGCTGGAGGAGGAAATCGAACACGTCAGCGCCTATCTGCGCATCGAGGAGGCCCGCTTCGCCGGCCGGCTGGACGTGGAGATCGCGCTGGACGAGGCCGCGCGCCAGGTGCGGCTGCCGGCGTTCTCGCTGCAGCCCATCGTCGAGAACGCGATCAAGCACGGCACCTCGCAGTTGCTGGAAAGCGGCCGCATCCGCATCGGCGCGCAATGCCGCGACGGCGCGCTGCAGGTGACGGTGGAGGACAACGCCGGCCTCTACGCGCCATCCGGCCCCGGCGACGGACTGGGCATGTCGCTGGTGGACCGCCGCATCCGCGCCCGCCACGGCGAAGACTACGGCGTGTCGGTGCAATGCGAGCCCGAGTCCTACACCCGCGTCACGCTCAGCGTGCCCTGCCCCGCCAATGGAGAACCTTCATGCTGA
- a CDS encoding type 2 periplasmic-binding domain-containing protein yields the protein MNPPKMICLPLALIAAQAWSCNGTISQGTASRVDAPDLHGIAVFLPQVLENNTSGPFADLLKTIARHYPEGKISFEIKPVKRVYFDTDDRDADFRFPIMKIRDNADSATPYQFSHEMMGKVTFVLYTNQAKPLAKLDILRVANLAKYVVEAPPVNWGFPTKSVVNLELSLKQLNLGRVDAVLWAQEEADYLVRKNQLSRIRREHFDDYPDVLFMSCNRRGDFVNQALSRAIRAARASGELQKAYARVHLPYQNWQP from the coding sequence ATGAACCCGCCGAAAATGATTTGCCTGCCGCTGGCCCTGATCGCCGCCCAGGCTTGGTCCTGCAACGGCACCATCTCGCAGGGAACCGCCTCCCGGGTTGACGCGCCAGACCTGCACGGCATCGCCGTATTCCTGCCGCAAGTACTGGAAAACAATACGTCCGGCCCTTTCGCCGACCTGCTGAAAACCATCGCCCGCCACTACCCGGAAGGCAAGATCAGCTTCGAGATCAAGCCGGTCAAACGCGTCTACTTCGATACCGACGACCGCGACGCCGACTTCCGTTTCCCCATCATGAAAATCCGCGACAACGCCGACAGCGCCACGCCCTATCAGTTTTCGCATGAAATGATGGGCAAAGTCACCTTCGTGCTCTACACCAACCAGGCCAAGCCGCTCGCCAAGCTGGACATCCTGCGCGTCGCCAATCTCGCCAAATACGTGGTGGAGGCCCCGCCGGTGAATTGGGGCTTCCCCACCAAAAGCGTGGTCAACCTGGAACTGTCGCTGAAGCAGCTGAATCTGGGCCGCGTGGACGCCGTGCTGTGGGCTCAGGAAGAGGCCGATTATCTGGTGCGCAAGAACCAGCTCAGCCGCATCCGCCGCGAGCATTTCGATGACTACCCGGATGTGCTGTTCATGTCCTGCAACCGTCGCGGCGACTTCGTCAACCAGGCGCTCAGCCGCGCGATACGCGCCGCCCGCGCCAGCGGCGAACTGCAGAAAGCCTACGCCAGAGTCCATCTGCCCTATCAGAACTGGCAGCCGTAG
- the btsR gene encoding two-component system response regulator BtsR, whose amino-acid sequence MLKTLLVDDEPLARDELRQQLASHAGFDIIGECGNAIEAISLIHRQQPDVVFLDIQMPRVSGLEMLAMLDPDKMPRVVFVTAFDDYAIQAFEEHAFDYLLKPVDPQRLAKTLERLRRDASPQPLPAQALAPLEVVPCHGVNRIALLPLVEVEFVSSRVSGVFVQAVDGREHFTELTLRTFEARSGLFRCHRQHLVNLRAIREIRLGDNGAADIVTLGGRSLPVSRRFLKPLKEALGIPC is encoded by the coding sequence ATGCTGAAAACCCTGCTGGTGGACGACGAGCCGCTGGCCCGCGACGAATTGCGCCAGCAACTGGCCAGCCACGCCGGCTTCGACATCATCGGCGAATGCGGCAACGCCATCGAAGCCATTTCCCTCATCCACCGCCAGCAACCGGACGTGGTGTTCCTGGACATCCAGATGCCGCGCGTCAGCGGCCTGGAAATGCTGGCCATGCTGGACCCTGACAAGATGCCGCGCGTGGTGTTCGTCACCGCCTTCGACGACTACGCCATCCAGGCCTTCGAGGAACACGCCTTCGACTACCTGCTCAAGCCGGTGGACCCGCAGCGCCTGGCCAAAACGCTGGAGCGGCTGCGCCGCGACGCTTCGCCGCAGCCGCTGCCCGCCCAGGCGCTGGCCCCGCTGGAAGTGGTGCCCTGCCACGGCGTCAACCGCATCGCGCTGCTGCCGCTGGTCGAGGTGGAGTTTGTCTCCTCTCGCGTCAGCGGCGTGTTCGTGCAGGCCGTCGATGGGCGCGAGCACTTCACCGAGTTGACGCTGCGCACCTTCGAGGCGCGCAGCGGCCTGTTTCGCTGCCATCGCCAGCACTTGGTCAATTTGCGCGCCATCCGCGAAATCCGGCTCGGCGACAACGGCGCGGCCGATATCGTGACCCTGGGCGGGCGCAGCCTGCCGGTCAGCCGGCGCTTCCTCAAACCGCTGAAAGAGGCGCTGGGCATTCCCTGCTGA
- a CDS encoding carbon starvation CstA family protein, whose protein sequence is MDHALSFVIGTLCILAICYRLYGVFFTRKVLGVDDSAVTPSHELKDGKDYVPTSKWVAFGGHFAAIAAAGPLVGPVLAAQYGYLPSMIWLLIGCVIGGAVHDTVVLFASMKHHGKSLSEVAKSELGPLAGWCTGLAMLFIITITMAGLSMVVVHALERNPWGAFAVFMTIPIAIAVGLWERVTGSMKNASYVGIAAIMACVFAGPYIQHTALGEWLSLKASTVSLLLPIYAFFATALPVWMLLTPRACLSSFMKIGVFGLLVAGVVFINPQIQFPAVTQFIHGGGPVLSGPVWPFISITIACGAISGFHAFIGSGTTPKQIDKWSDILPVGFGAMLAECVVGVMALIAATALHPADYFAINSAPAVFQTLGMDVVNLPKLSEAIGLDLYGRTGGAVTLAVGMADIFTRIPWFSHLASYFFQFMVMFEAVFILTAIDSGTRVARYLIQDFVGDLWAPLKRTDWMPGAIGASIIACAMWGYLLNSGDINSVWALFGVSNQLMASIGLIIGATIILRLSHNRGYMLTCLVPLAYLYVTVNYAGYWMVKNVYLNPAAKGYNVFNAGISIVMLALGLVILISACRRWKALLGRPEPRNGLKTAAAEA, encoded by the coding sequence ATGGATCACGCATTGAGCTTTGTGATCGGCACCCTATGCATTCTTGCCATCTGCTACCGCCTGTACGGGGTGTTTTTCACGCGCAAGGTGCTGGGCGTCGACGACAGCGCTGTCACCCCTTCTCATGAACTGAAAGACGGCAAGGACTACGTGCCCACCAGCAAGTGGGTGGCGTTCGGCGGCCATTTCGCCGCCATCGCCGCCGCCGGCCCGCTGGTGGGCCCGGTGCTGGCCGCCCAGTACGGCTACCTGCCCAGCATGATCTGGCTGCTGATAGGCTGTGTCATCGGCGGCGCGGTACACGATACCGTGGTGCTGTTCGCATCGATGAAACACCACGGCAAGTCGCTGTCCGAAGTGGCCAAGTCCGAGCTCGGCCCGCTGGCCGGCTGGTGCACCGGCCTCGCCATGCTGTTCATCATCACCATCACCATGGCCGGCCTGTCCATGGTGGTGGTGCATGCGCTGGAGCGCAATCCGTGGGGCGCCTTCGCCGTGTTCATGACCATCCCCATCGCCATAGCCGTGGGCCTGTGGGAGCGCGTGACCGGCAGCATGAAGAACGCCAGCTACGTCGGTATCGCCGCCATCATGGCCTGCGTGTTCGCCGGCCCTTACATCCAGCACACCGCGCTGGGCGAATGGCTATCGCTGAAGGCATCCACCGTGTCGCTGCTGCTGCCCATCTACGCCTTCTTCGCCACCGCGCTGCCGGTGTGGATGCTGCTGACCCCGCGCGCCTGCCTGTCCAGCTTCATGAAAATCGGCGTGTTCGGCCTGCTGGTAGCCGGCGTGGTGTTCATCAACCCGCAAATCCAGTTTCCGGCGGTGACCCAGTTCATCCATGGCGGCGGTCCGGTGCTGTCCGGCCCTGTATGGCCGTTCATCTCCATCACCATCGCCTGCGGCGCCATTTCCGGCTTCCACGCCTTCATCGGCTCCGGCACCACGCCCAAACAGATCGACAAGTGGAGCGACATCCTGCCGGTGGGCTTCGGCGCGATGCTGGCCGAATGCGTGGTGGGCGTGATGGCCTTGATCGCCGCCACCGCCCTGCACCCGGCCGACTACTTCGCCATCAACTCCGCACCGGCCGTGTTCCAGACTCTGGGCATGGATGTGGTCAATCTGCCCAAGCTGTCCGAAGCCATCGGCCTGGACCTGTACGGCCGCACCGGCGGCGCGGTGACGCTGGCGGTGGGCATGGCGGACATCTTCACCCGCATCCCCTGGTTCAGCCATCTGGCGTCCTACTTCTTCCAGTTCATGGTGATGTTCGAAGCCGTATTCATCCTCACCGCCATCGACTCCGGCACCCGCGTCGCCCGCTACCTGATCCAGGACTTCGTCGGCGACCTGTGGGCGCCGCTGAAGCGCACCGACTGGATGCCCGGCGCCATCGGCGCGTCCATCATCGCCTGCGCGATGTGGGGCTACCTGCTGAACTCCGGCGACATCAATTCGGTGTGGGCGCTGTTCGGCGTGTCCAACCAGTTGATGGCCTCCATCGGCCTGATCATCGGCGCCACCATCATCCTGCGGCTGTCGCACAACCGCGGCTACATGCTGACCTGCCTGGTGCCGCTGGCCTATCTGTACGTCACGGTCAATTACGCCGGCTACTGGATGGTGAAGAACGTCTACCTGAATCCTGCCGCCAAGGGCTACAACGTGTTCAACGCCGGCATCTCCATCGTGATGCTGGCGCTGGGTCTGGTGATCCTGATCTCGGCCTGCCGCCGCTGGAAGGCGCTGCTGGGACGCCCCGAGCCGCGGAATGGCCTGAAGACGGCCGCCGCCGAAGCCTGA
- the mpl gene encoding UDP-N-acetylmuramate:L-alanyl-gamma-D-glutamyl-meso-diaminopimelate ligase, with protein MHIHILGICGTFMGGIAAIAKQAGHKVTGCDANVYPPMSTQLEAMGIELTQGFGAEQTALNPDVYVIGNVVTRGKPLMEEILNRGLPYISGPQWLAENVLRDKWVLAVAGTHGKTTTSSMLAWILEDAGLAPGFLIGGIPENFGVSARLPGKPALDPASDSPFFVIEADEYDTAFFDKRSKFVHYRPRTAILNNLEFDHADIFADLAAIETQFHHLVRTIPGNGRIVSNGREANLDRVLARGCWTPVERFGADAGWQLGALHEDGGFDVLLEGKPQGTVHWSLMGEHNRLNAVAAIAAARHAGVAVKDAIDALSRFANVKRRMEVKGVANGVTVYDDFAHHPTAIATTLEGLRRKVGSARILAVLEPRSNTMKLGTMKDALPGSLALADQVFCSAAGLGWNPAEALESMGGKAKTFDDFDALVEAIVAEARSGDHVLVMSNGGFGGIHQKLLDRLA; from the coding sequence ATGCACATCCACATCCTGGGTATTTGCGGTACCTTCATGGGCGGCATCGCCGCCATCGCCAAACAGGCCGGCCACAAGGTGACCGGCTGCGACGCCAACGTCTATCCGCCGATGAGCACCCAGCTGGAGGCGATGGGCATAGAACTGACCCAGGGCTTCGGCGCCGAGCAGACGGCGCTGAACCCGGACGTGTACGTGATCGGCAATGTGGTGACGCGCGGCAAGCCCTTGATGGAGGAAATCCTCAACCGCGGCCTGCCTTATATTTCCGGCCCGCAGTGGCTGGCGGAGAACGTGCTGCGCGATAAATGGGTGCTGGCGGTGGCCGGCACCCACGGCAAGACCACCACCAGCTCCATGCTGGCGTGGATACTGGAAGACGCCGGACTGGCGCCGGGCTTTTTGATCGGCGGCATTCCGGAGAATTTCGGCGTGTCGGCGCGGCTGCCGGGCAAACCGGCGCTGGACCCGGCCAGCGACAGCCCCTTCTTCGTGATCGAGGCCGACGAATACGACACCGCCTTCTTCGACAAGCGCTCCAAATTCGTCCACTACCGGCCGCGCACCGCCATTCTCAATAACCTGGAATTCGACCACGCCGACATCTTCGCCGACTTGGCCGCCATCGAAACCCAGTTCCACCATCTGGTGCGCACCATTCCCGGCAACGGCCGCATCGTCAGCAACGGCCGCGAAGCCAATCTGGACCGCGTGCTGGCGCGCGGCTGCTGGACGCCGGTGGAGCGTTTCGGCGCGGACGCGGGCTGGCAGCTGGGCGCGCTGCACGAGGACGGCGGTTTCGACGTGTTGCTGGAAGGCAAGCCGCAAGGCACCGTGCACTGGAGCCTGATGGGCGAGCACAACCGGCTGAACGCCGTGGCCGCCATCGCCGCCGCGCGCCACGCCGGCGTGGCGGTGAAGGATGCGATAGACGCGCTGTCCCGCTTCGCCAACGTCAAGCGCCGCATGGAAGTGAAGGGCGTGGCGAACGGCGTCACCGTCTACGACGACTTCGCCCACCACCCGACGGCCATCGCCACCACCCTGGAGGGCCTGCGCCGCAAGGTGGGATCGGCGCGCATCCTGGCGGTGCTGGAGCCGCGCTCCAACACCATGAAGCTGGGCACGATGAAGGACGCGCTGCCCGGCTCGCTGGCATTGGCCGACCAGGTGTTCTGCTCGGCCGCCGGCTTAGGCTGGAACCCGGCAGAGGCCTTGGAGTCCATGGGCGGCAAGGCGAAGACCTTCGACGATTTCGATGCGCTGGTGGAGGCCATCGTCGCCGAGGCCCGTTCGGGCGACCATGTGCTGGTGATGAGCAACGGCGGCTTCGGCGGCATCCACCAGAAGCTGCTGGACCGGCTGGCCTGA
- the gmhB gene encoding D-glycero-beta-D-manno-heptose 1,7-bisphosphate 7-phosphatase: MKLVILDRDGVINEDRDDYVKNSLEWVPLEHSLEAIANLTQSGWRVVVATNQSGIARGLFDMHALNAMHEKMHRLVGQAGGRIDAVVFCPHGPDHGCECRKPLPGMVLEIAERFNVKLEGLPMIGDSLRDLESIAAVGGLPILVKTGKGAKTLAKGGLPESALVFNDLYDAAEHLINHH; the protein is encoded by the coding sequence GTGAAGCTAGTCATTCTCGACCGCGACGGCGTGATCAACGAGGATCGCGACGATTACGTGAAAAACAGCCTGGAGTGGGTGCCGCTGGAGCACAGCCTGGAGGCGATCGCCAACCTGACCCAGTCCGGCTGGCGCGTGGTGGTGGCCACCAACCAGTCCGGCATCGCCCGCGGCCTGTTCGACATGCACGCGCTGAACGCGATGCACGAGAAGATGCACCGGCTGGTGGGCCAGGCCGGCGGCCGCATCGACGCGGTGGTGTTCTGTCCGCACGGGCCGGACCATGGCTGCGAATGCCGCAAGCCGCTGCCGGGCATGGTGCTGGAGATCGCCGAGCGCTTCAACGTCAAGCTGGAGGGGTTGCCGATGATAGGCGACAGCCTGCGCGACCTGGAGTCCATCGCCGCCGTCGGCGGCCTGCCCATCCTGGTGAAGACCGGCAAAGGCGCCAAGACGCTGGCCAAGGGCGGCCTGCCGGAAAGCGCGCTGGTGTTCAACGACCTGTACGATGCCGCCGAGCATCTGATCAACCATCATTGA